A window from Photobacterium sp. DA100 encodes these proteins:
- a CDS encoding glycoside hydrolase family 3 N-terminal domain-containing protein, giving the protein MSNKLFTLAPIAVALILAGCNSSSNSSDGKDDLVQPIVQSRVHDILEVDGYQFRDANGDGELAPYEDWRLTSEERAADLVSRMTLEEKVGMMLIDTLNAEAYGYIGTKHQDFVNRQKMNRFIFRNNILTQEEIDALTDEERQDGGAAGGPGGPNYVISPREAAQYMNTVQELTERTRLGIPALFKSNARNHIDPNAKAGINVDSGAFTGWPKEGGLAATGDMELIAEFGEVMRAEWNAIGLRGMYGYMADLATEPRWYRVHETFSSDADLTSDIIQILVDNLQGEEVGSDSIVLTMKHFPGGGPQFLGSDPHYFAGQHQSYPAGKFDYHLKPFITAIDAGVAAIMPYYGIVGGGDWSINIPDNETNLDVGNGQLLGELLHPRDHDTLRVANNDYSTEVGQPAGNVGVAFSKGILDDLLRKKLGFSGVINSDTGIINDPNNPHTDYEMMHNNRAWGLQDKNKTEQFVIAIEAGTDVFSGFNRNDEIRTVVEQGLVSEERIDESVKRLLKVQFDLGLFENAYVDADKANEIVGNAEFQEKAQLAQRKAVVLLDNQDQTLPLRSNTSLFTMGMDGDIAKEYGFDVTVGDDDDGNKVADATGKDHALIRVRVDNIPAVISGDIPNNRALVFGGADFDELSVLDFTSMANDIKGEGSSWVVTPSLEDIQAVMDEVGPENTVLSIYFRQPYVLDNESRLREAGATLATFGSDDRAVMDVVSGKFNPQGKLPFALANSAEAIIRQDSDDPSYKDGDTLYPLGHGLSYK; this is encoded by the coding sequence ATGAGCAATAAACTCTTTACCCTAGCGCCTATCGCAGTGGCGTTGATATTAGCTGGTTGTAATTCCTCATCAAACTCAAGTGATGGCAAAGACGACCTAGTACAACCGATAGTACAATCCCGTGTACATGATATTTTAGAAGTGGATGGTTACCAATTCCGTGATGCCAACGGCGATGGTGAACTGGCACCGTATGAAGATTGGCGCCTTACTTCTGAGGAGCGTGCCGCTGATTTGGTTAGCCGGATGACGCTTGAAGAGAAAGTCGGGATGATGCTGATCGATACGCTGAATGCTGAAGCATACGGGTATATTGGCACAAAGCATCAAGATTTCGTTAACCGCCAGAAGATGAATCGCTTTATCTTCCGAAATAATATTCTGACCCAGGAAGAAATTGACGCACTCACTGATGAGGAGCGCCAAGATGGGGGGGCTGCTGGGGGACCTGGTGGGCCGAACTACGTGATTAGCCCGAGAGAAGCAGCTCAGTATATGAATACTGTGCAGGAACTTACGGAGCGAACGCGGTTGGGTATTCCTGCACTATTTAAATCGAATGCACGTAACCATATAGATCCGAATGCCAAAGCCGGTATCAATGTTGATTCAGGGGCATTTACCGGCTGGCCGAAAGAAGGCGGTTTGGCTGCTACAGGGGATATGGAGCTGATTGCCGAGTTTGGTGAGGTAATGCGTGCTGAATGGAATGCGATTGGTCTGCGTGGTATGTATGGTTACATGGCCGATTTGGCGACAGAGCCGCGCTGGTACCGTGTTCACGAAACCTTTAGCTCGGATGCAGACTTGACGTCGGATATTATCCAAATTCTTGTGGATAATTTGCAGGGCGAAGAGGTTGGATCAGACAGTATAGTCCTGACGATGAAACACTTCCCTGGCGGCGGCCCGCAGTTCTTGGGCTCGGATCCTCACTATTTTGCCGGCCAACACCAAAGCTATCCGGCGGGTAAGTTCGATTACCACCTCAAGCCATTCATTACTGCAATTGATGCAGGGGTCGCTGCGATCATGCCTTACTACGGTATCGTGGGTGGCGGTGACTGGTCGATAAATATCCCTGACAACGAAACAAACCTCGATGTGGGTAATGGCCAACTGCTTGGGGAGCTTCTTCATCCACGAGATCACGATACTCTACGCGTAGCCAACAATGATTATTCGACGGAAGTCGGCCAACCGGCTGGTAATGTGGGGGTTGCTTTCTCCAAAGGGATTTTGGACGATCTTTTGCGTAAGAAGCTCGGTTTCAGCGGTGTAATTAACTCGGATACAGGGATCATCAATGATCCAAATAACCCGCACACAGATTATGAAATGATGCATAACAACCGTGCTTGGGGACTGCAAGACAAGAACAAAACTGAGCAATTCGTGATTGCGATTGAGGCGGGTACCGATGTGTTCTCTGGCTTTAACCGTAATGATGAAATCCGGACTGTTGTTGAACAAGGTTTGGTTTCAGAAGAGCGTATTGACGAGTCGGTAAAACGCCTGCTTAAAGTACAATTTGATTTGGGGCTATTTGAAAACGCCTACGTCGATGCCGACAAAGCGAATGAAATTGTAGGTAACGCAGAGTTCCAAGAAAAGGCGCAGTTAGCTCAACGTAAAGCCGTCGTGTTACTTGATAACCAAGATCAAACACTGCCGTTGCGTTCTAACACCAGCCTATTCACTATGGGTATGGATGGTGATATAGCCAAAGAATACGGCTTCGACGTGACCGTGGGTGATGACGATGACGGTAACAAGGTCGCTGATGCAACAGGAAAAGATCATGCGTTGATCCGCGTCCGTGTTGATAATATCCCTGCTGTCATTTCAGGAGATATTCCAAACAACCGAGCTTTAGTCTTCGGTGGTGCAGATTTCGATGAGTTGTCAGTTCTTGATTTCACCAGCATGGCAAATGACATTAAAGGTGAGGGTAGCTCTTGGGTTGTCACACCTTCATTGGAAGATATTCAAGCTGTCATGGATGAAGTGGGTCCAGAAAACACAGTGCTTTCTATCTACTTCCGCCAACCATATGTGCTTGATAATGAAAGTCGATTAAGGGAAGCCGGTGCTACTTTAGCGACCTTCGGCTCAGATGACCGCGCGGTGATGGATGTTGTTAGCGGTAAGTTTAACCCGCAAGGTAAACTGCCGTTTGCACTGGCGAATAGTGCAGAGGCGATTATCAGACAAGACTCAGATGATCCATCTTATAAAGACGGTGATACGCTATATCCACTTGGCCATGGCTTGAGCTATAAATAA
- a CDS encoding YhcH/YjgK/YiaL family protein, with the protein MYRGNLCSLESYRHIPYPLIELIQVVKRKIQSNSNVGTYSVIGDDVFYFIVDDKTKHFSETKSEIHQRYIDVQIVMEGEEMYGYSQSPFNSIDEDFIADKDVAFSKDIVDEQFATLYKDDFIIFNTEQPHRPLVATSEPASVKKAVIKVSKEYLINDAEV; encoded by the coding sequence GTGTACAGAGGTAATTTGTGCTCTCTGGAAAGCTATCGCCATATTCCATATCCGTTGATCGAACTAATCCAAGTGGTGAAGCGAAAGATTCAATCAAATAGCAATGTAGGCACCTATTCCGTGATTGGTGATGATGTTTTCTATTTTATTGTCGACGATAAGACAAAGCATTTTTCAGAAACAAAGTCAGAAATTCACCAACGATATATTGATGTCCAAATTGTAATGGAAGGGGAAGAAATGTACGGCTATAGCCAAAGCCCCTTTAATTCAATCGATGAAGATTTCATTGCAGATAAAGATGTAGCATTTAGTAAAGATATTGTCGATGAGCAGTTTGCTACTTTGTATAAAGATGATTTTATTATTTTCAATACTGAACAACCTCATCGTCCATTAGTCGCTACCTCTGAGCCTGCAAGTGTTAAGAAAGCAGTAATTAAAGTCAGTAAAGAATACTTAATTAATGACGCAGAGGTTTGA
- a CDS encoding YgjV family protein — MLELNFAQSVGLFAFLVGASAFLHQNGNRFRLHLTVFQVVLCSHFILMGAFTAAFGCGISALRSYASTKTKSNKVMWFFITLLWLMGLPSLQHSYELLTIFGASVATWGLFQTEGIKLRLLILFNSFCWLANNLLLGSIGGTLMESTFIIVNLYTISRMLTSRRTA; from the coding sequence ATGTTAGAACTTAATTTCGCCCAGAGTGTTGGCTTATTTGCTTTTCTTGTCGGTGCTTCTGCTTTTCTCCATCAAAACGGCAACCGGTTTCGCCTGCACCTGACAGTTTTCCAAGTTGTATTATGCAGCCATTTTATTTTAATGGGGGCATTCACTGCGGCGTTTGGCTGTGGGATCAGTGCACTAAGAAGTTATGCTTCGACCAAAACCAAATCCAACAAGGTAATGTGGTTCTTTATTACCCTGCTATGGCTAATGGGCTTGCCGAGTTTGCAACATAGTTATGAATTGCTGACCATTTTTGGTGCCTCAGTAGCAACGTGGGGGTTATTCCAGACTGAAGGGATAAAGTTGCGTTTACTCATTTTGTTCAATTCTTTTTGTTGGTTGGCGAATAATTTACTTCTGGGATCAATTGGTGGAACACTAATGGAGTCGACCTTTATTATTGTCAACTTGTACACTATATCAAGAATGCTTACCTCAAGACGGACAGCTTAA
- a CDS encoding bifunctional 4-hydroxy-2-oxoglutarate aldolase/2-dehydro-3-deoxy-phosphogluconate aldolase, translated as MSTTAQQLAQIKIIPVIAIDRAEDIIPLGKALAENGLPAAEITFRSDAAAEAIRLLREAQPEMLIGAGTVLNREQAIAAKEAGATFVVSPGFNPNTVKACQELGIEIVPGVNNPSAVEAAIEMGVTTLKFFPAEASGGINMVKSLLAPYTQIQFMPTGGINAQNVNDYLAVDRVFACGGTWMVDKKLINEGRWDEIGRLAREAADLVG; from the coding sequence ATGAGCACTACGGCACAACAACTTGCACAAATTAAAATCATCCCAGTGATCGCTATTGATCGCGCTGAAGATATTATCCCGCTGGGCAAAGCATTGGCTGAAAACGGCCTGCCCGCTGCTGAAATTACCTTCCGTTCTGATGCAGCCGCTGAAGCCATTCGCCTGCTTCGTGAAGCGCAGCCAGAGATGTTGATTGGAGCGGGTACGGTACTAAACCGAGAGCAAGCCATTGCGGCCAAGGAAGCCGGTGCAACATTCGTGGTTTCTCCTGGCTTTAACCCAAATACCGTCAAAGCTTGCCAAGAGCTAGGGATTGAAATTGTCCCAGGGGTGAACAATCCAAGCGCAGTAGAAGCAGCGATTGAAATGGGCGTAACAACGCTAAAATTTTTCCCGGCAGAAGCTTCAGGCGGCATCAATATGGTGAAATCTCTGTTGGCGCCTTACACCCAAATCCAGTTCATGCCAACAGGTGGCATCAACGCCCAAAACGTCAATGACTACCTTGCAGTAGATCGTGTCTTTGCCTGCGGCGGTACTTGGATGGTAGATAAAAAGCTTATCAATGAAGGGCGCTGGGACGAGATCGGTCGTCTTGCCCGTGAAGCCGCTGACTTGGTGGGCTAA
- a CDS encoding sugar kinase, producing the protein MKRIALIGECMIELNGAPFGDMHQTYGGDSLNTAVYLARTAGKSAEINYVSALGCDAISDGMIARWHQEGVSTDLVLRDSSRQPGLYLIQLDDQGERTFLYWRNQSAARYMLQHPDFTKVADNLTKMDMVYLSGISLAILPKEDRQQLIGLLQLLASTGVEILFDTNYRPALWASAEQARECYQQVFSFTALALVTNDDEASLWGDSNEEETLERLKAAGVRQAVVKMGAKGNYHEDFTAQTRTFVATTPVKQVIDTTSAGDSFNAGFMAGLINGKSPVKCSEQGHLLAGTVIQHKGAIIPAQAMAHIQFNKQEPALCEH; encoded by the coding sequence ATGAAACGCATAGCGCTTATCGGCGAGTGCATGATTGAGCTCAATGGCGCGCCGTTTGGTGACATGCACCAAACATACGGTGGTGACTCCCTAAATACAGCAGTCTATCTGGCTCGTACGGCAGGCAAATCCGCTGAAATCAATTATGTGTCTGCCTTGGGCTGCGATGCTATCAGTGATGGCATGATTGCCCGCTGGCATCAAGAAGGTGTTAGTACCGATTTGGTACTGCGAGATAGTTCCCGCCAACCTGGACTGTATTTGATCCAGCTAGATGATCAAGGTGAGCGTACCTTCCTGTATTGGCGCAACCAATCGGCAGCCCGGTATATGCTTCAGCACCCTGATTTTACTAAGGTGGCAGATAATCTCACCAAAATGGACATGGTATACCTCAGTGGGATCAGCCTTGCCATTCTGCCGAAAGAAGACCGCCAGCAGCTTATTGGGCTGCTGCAGCTACTGGCGAGCACTGGTGTCGAGATCCTGTTCGATACCAACTACCGTCCAGCCTTGTGGGCATCAGCTGAACAGGCCCGTGAATGCTACCAGCAGGTGTTTTCATTCACGGCCTTGGCGCTTGTCACCAACGACGACGAAGCCAGTCTGTGGGGCGATAGCAACGAAGAAGAGACCTTGGAAAGACTAAAAGCCGCAGGCGTTCGCCAAGCGGTTGTAAAAATGGGTGCCAAGGGTAACTACCACGAGGACTTCACAGCCCAAACCCGCACATTTGTCGCTACCACACCGGTTAAGCAAGTGATCGATACCACCTCAGCCGGCGACTCGTTCAACGCCGGTTTCATGGCGGGTCTAATAAACGGAAAATCCCCGGTGAAATGTTCGGAGCAAGGCCATTTATTGGCTGGCACTGTTATTCAACACAAAGGCGCGATTATCCCAGCCCAAGCGATGGCGCACATCCAATTTAACAAACAAGAACCTGCTCTCTGTGAGCACTAA
- the uxaC gene encoding glucuronate isomerase gives MKDFLCDDFLLSNEIARVLYHDYAKDMPIYDYHCHLNPQEVAQNRRFDNIGQMWLEGDHYKWRGMRSAGIPEALITGKESSDFDKYMAWAKTVPQTLGNPLYHWTHLELRRPFGITGKLFGPDTAEDIWHECNEKLTSPEFSARGIMRQMNVVMAGTTDDPIHSLEYHKAIAEDESFDVEVAPSWRPDRAFKIELDGFAEYMQLLGQAADIEITSFADLLTALDRRLDHFAAHGCRAADHGIEIVRYGKAPAETELNKMLTRRLAGEVLTEDEVDQFSTAVQVWLGKQYAKRGWVMQLHIGAQRNNSTRMFKLLGADAGFDSIADRPFAFQLASLLDDMDLTNELPKTILYCLNPRDNEMMATMIGNFQGGGIAGKVQFGSGWWFNDQKDGMQRQMEQLSQLGLLSQFVGMLTDSRSFLSYTRHEYFRRILCNMMGQWVENGEVPNDISMLGKMVQDICFSNAKRYFTLPGEQA, from the coding sequence ATGAAAGACTTTCTTTGTGACGACTTCTTGCTTTCCAATGAAATTGCGCGCGTGCTCTACCATGACTATGCCAAGGACATGCCAATCTATGATTACCACTGCCACCTGAATCCGCAGGAAGTTGCGCAGAACCGCCGCTTCGATAACATCGGTCAAATGTGGCTAGAAGGCGATCACTATAAATGGCGAGGCATGCGCTCTGCAGGTATTCCAGAGGCGCTTATTACCGGCAAAGAGTCCTCTGATTTTGATAAATACATGGCGTGGGCCAAAACCGTTCCACAAACGCTTGGCAATCCACTCTACCACTGGACTCACCTTGAGCTTCGTCGTCCTTTTGGTATCACCGGCAAACTATTCGGACCGGATACTGCCGAAGATATCTGGCACGAATGCAATGAAAAGCTAACAAGCCCAGAATTTTCGGCACGCGGCATCATGAGACAGATGAATGTGGTGATGGCCGGAACAACCGATGACCCTATCCATTCATTGGAATACCACAAAGCAATTGCCGAAGACGAGAGTTTCGATGTCGAAGTCGCACCAAGCTGGCGTCCAGACCGCGCCTTCAAAATTGAGCTGGATGGCTTTGCTGAATACATGCAGCTTTTGGGGCAAGCGGCTGATATCGAGATCACCTCTTTTGCCGATTTACTCACCGCGCTGGATCGCCGCCTTGACCATTTCGCAGCCCATGGTTGCCGCGCGGCTGACCACGGTATCGAGATTGTCCGCTACGGCAAAGCACCAGCCGAAACAGAACTTAACAAGATGCTAACCCGCCGCCTAGCGGGTGAAGTGCTTACTGAAGATGAAGTCGACCAATTCAGCACGGCCGTACAGGTTTGGCTTGGCAAGCAATACGCCAAACGTGGCTGGGTAATGCAGCTACATATTGGTGCCCAGCGCAACAATAGTACCCGTATGTTCAAACTGCTCGGTGCCGATGCCGGCTTTGACTCCATCGCTGATCGCCCGTTTGCCTTCCAGCTTGCTTCGCTGCTGGATGACATGGATCTGACCAACGAACTACCTAAGACTATTCTGTATTGCCTAAATCCCCGTGACAACGAGATGATGGCGACCATGATTGGTAACTTCCAAGGTGGCGGCATCGCAGGAAAAGTCCAGTTTGGCTCTGGTTGGTGGTTCAACGACCAGAAAGACGGTATGCAGCGCCAGATGGAGCAACTATCGCAGCTGGGCCTCCTGAGCCAATTCGTTGGTATGCTGACTGACTCCCGTAGTTTCCTCTCCTATACCCGCCATGAGTATTTCCGCCGTATTCTGTGCAACATGATGGGACAGTGGGTAGAGAACGGTGAAGTGCCTAACGATATCAGCATGCTTGGTAAAATGGTCCAAGACATCTGTTTTAGCAACGCCAAACGCTACTTCACCCTACCGGGAGAACAAGCATGA
- a CDS encoding fructuronate reductase yields MDTISNSALNPNVIRPAFDRSKLKSRIVHLGFGAFHRAHQALFTNEMLEKTGSDWGICEVNLFGGEDLITQLRAQDHLYTVAGKGAKATDVKLIASVTESLHPNFEGKRAVLEKMSEEQVAIVSMTITEKGYCADPATGRLDKNNGLIQADLANPREPSSAIGYIVEALRIRRELGLMPFTVMSCDNVQENGHVARATVLDFANLVDQELASWIEANVTFPCTMVDRIVPAATPETLAEITELVGVADPCGIACEPFRQWVIEDNFVNGRPDWDIAGAEFVADVVPFEEMKLRMLNGSHSFLAYLGYLGGYKHISDTMTNESYRKAAFDMMMQAQAPTLTMPEGTDLEAYAKLLIERFTNPSLKHQTWQIAMDGSQKIPQRMGGSLRHHLAVGTEYKWLAMGIAGWMTYISGVDEENQEIDVRDPMVEQFREIYQQYGKEPAVVKAILSIEAIFGTDLIKNEGFVEAVTKAYQLIISKGARAAVASL; encoded by the coding sequence ATGGACACTATTTCAAACTCCGCTCTAAACCCGAATGTCATTCGCCCAGCATTTGACCGCTCAAAATTAAAAAGCCGCATCGTTCACCTAGGTTTTGGCGCATTCCACCGAGCACACCAGGCCCTGTTTACCAACGAGATGCTAGAAAAAACAGGCAGCGACTGGGGAATTTGTGAAGTTAACCTGTTTGGCGGTGAAGATCTTATTACCCAGCTCCGTGCCCAGGATCATCTGTATACGGTGGCAGGAAAAGGGGCTAAGGCAACCGACGTTAAACTCATTGCTTCGGTTACTGAGTCCCTTCACCCTAACTTTGAAGGCAAGCGTGCGGTTCTGGAAAAAATGTCTGAAGAGCAAGTCGCCATTGTCTCTATGACGATTACGGAAAAAGGCTACTGTGCGGATCCTGCCACTGGCCGTTTGGACAAGAATAATGGCCTGATTCAAGCGGATTTGGCCAACCCTCGCGAGCCGAGCTCTGCCATTGGCTACATCGTCGAAGCTCTTCGCATCCGCCGCGAACTTGGCCTGATGCCATTCACTGTCATGTCTTGCGACAATGTGCAGGAAAACGGCCATGTTGCACGCGCAACAGTACTGGACTTCGCCAATTTGGTTGACCAGGAGCTAGCGAGCTGGATTGAAGCCAATGTGACCTTCCCATGTACCATGGTTGACCGCATTGTGCCTGCTGCTACGCCTGAGACTCTGGCTGAAATCACCGAGCTGGTTGGTGTGGCTGACCCATGCGGTATTGCCTGTGAACCGTTCCGCCAGTGGGTGATTGAGGATAACTTCGTTAACGGTCGTCCTGACTGGGACATTGCCGGGGCTGAGTTCGTTGCCGATGTTGTACCGTTCGAAGAAATGAAGCTGCGGATGCTAAACGGCAGCCATTCATTCCTTGCTTACCTTGGCTATCTTGGCGGCTACAAGCACATCTCCGACACCATGACCAATGAGAGCTACCGCAAGGCTGCATTTGACATGATGATGCAGGCTCAGGCCCCTACCCTCACAATGCCTGAAGGTACCGATCTTGAAGCGTATGCCAAGCTGCTTATCGAGCGCTTTACCAACCCAAGCCTGAAGCATCAGACATGGCAGATTGCGATGGACGGTAGCCAGAAGATCCCTCAGCGCATGGGCGGCTCGCTTCGCCATCACTTGGCTGTCGGTACTGAGTACAAGTGGCTAGCCATGGGCATTGCCGGTTGGATGACTTATATCAGTGGTGTTGACGAGGAAAATCAAGAAATTGATGTCCGTGACCCAATGGTTGAGCAGTTCCGTGAAATCTACCAGCAATACGGCAAAGAGCCTGCGGTTGTTAAAGCCATCCTGAGCATCGAAGCCATTTTTGGTACCGACCTAATCAAAAACGAAGGCTTCGTAGAAGCCGTGACCAAGGCTTACCAGCTTATTATCAGCAAAGGCGCACGCGCAGCCGTTGCTTCTCTATAA
- a CDS encoding TRAP transporter large permease subunit — protein sequence MEWQVILTLFGSFGVLLALGIPVSFAIGLSSLATIMMSLPLEPAIAVVAQRMAAGLDNFALLAIPFFILAGNIMNQGGIAIRLINFAKVLGGRLPGSLAHVNVMANMMFGSISGSAVASAAAVGGTMSPLQKKDGYDEHFSAAVNITSCPTGLLIPPSNTLIVFSLVSGGTSIAALFLGGYIPGILMGLSLMIVAGVIAKRRGYPVAPKPTLAVVWDTFIKAMPSLMLIVIIMGGIIGGIFTATEASAIAVVYTFVLAVVFYREVKLRDLPKIILESAVTTSIVLLLVGASMGMSWAMANADIPYMIADALLAVSENPLVILLIINLILLIVGIFMDMTPAVLIFTPIFLPIALDMGIDPVHFGIMMTFNLAIGICTPPVGSALFIGCSVAKVSIEKIIKPLLPFYAALIAALLAVTFIPQLSLFLPNLVLGY from the coding sequence ATGGAATGGCAAGTCATTCTCACCCTATTCGGAAGCTTCGGCGTGTTACTCGCGCTGGGGATCCCTGTATCATTCGCAATCGGTCTTTCATCGCTAGCAACCATTATGATGAGCTTGCCGCTCGAGCCGGCGATCGCAGTGGTAGCCCAGCGCATGGCGGCAGGCCTCGATAACTTTGCCCTGCTGGCTATCCCGTTTTTCATCCTAGCGGGTAACATCATGAACCAGGGCGGTATCGCCATCCGTCTGATCAATTTCGCCAAAGTACTGGGTGGACGCCTGCCAGGCTCTCTTGCCCACGTGAACGTGATGGCAAACATGATGTTCGGCTCTATTTCTGGATCTGCGGTTGCCTCTGCTGCTGCCGTCGGCGGGACTATGTCTCCACTGCAGAAAAAAGATGGCTACGACGAGCACTTCTCGGCAGCGGTTAACATCACGTCATGCCCAACCGGCCTGTTGATCCCGCCTAGTAACACCCTTATCGTATTCTCACTGGTATCTGGCGGTACCTCTATCGCTGCACTGTTCCTGGGTGGTTACATTCCGGGGATCCTGATGGGCCTCAGCCTGATGATTGTTGCCGGTGTGATTGCCAAGCGCCGTGGTTACCCTGTTGCCCCTAAGCCAACACTGGCCGTAGTCTGGGATACTTTCATCAAAGCAATGCCATCTCTGATGCTGATTGTCATCATCATGGGCGGTATCATCGGTGGTATCTTCACCGCGACAGAGGCCTCGGCGATTGCCGTTGTCTACACCTTCGTACTCGCTGTTGTGTTCTATCGTGAAGTAAAACTTCGCGACTTACCAAAGATCATCCTAGAGTCAGCGGTAACCACCTCTATCGTACTGCTGCTGGTTGGCGCTTCGATGGGCATGTCCTGGGCAATGGCGAACGCCGATATTCCATACATGATTGCCGATGCCCTACTGGCTGTTTCTGAAAACCCGCTGGTTATCCTGCTGATCATCAACCTCATCCTACTGATTGTGGGTATCTTCATGGATATGACCCCTGCAGTACTGATCTTTACCCCAATCTTCCTGCCAATCGCACTGGATATGGGAATCGACCCGGTTCACTTCGGTATCATGATGACGTTCAACCTTGCTATCGGTATCTGTACCCCACCGGTAGGTAGCGCCCTGTTCATTGGTTGTTCGGTAGCCAAAGTGTCTATCGAGAAGATCATCAAGCCGCTACTGCCATTCTATGCAGCCCTTATCGCTGCACTTCTGGCTGTCACCTTTATTCCTCAGCTAAGCCTGTTCCTACCTAACTTGGTTCTTGGCTACTGA
- a CDS encoding TRAP transporter small permease, whose protein sequence is MNKLVGYINRGLAMFTVSLSTFLVFCVIWQVISRYIIGKPSTITDELARYLFMWVALIGAAYTTGLKRHLAIDLLTMKLSGKRKLFNEIFIQLAIAVFAFVVLVYGGTNLALKTLSTGQVTPALGWEMGYIYFCLPISGSLMIFYSALFAFEKIKQLVSGDICIADPQQN, encoded by the coding sequence ATGAATAAATTGGTTGGTTACATAAATAGAGGGTTGGCGATGTTTACCGTGTCTCTCTCTACCTTCCTGGTGTTCTGTGTGATCTGGCAGGTGATCTCCCGCTATATCATTGGTAAACCAAGTACCATTACTGATGAACTGGCGAGATATCTATTTATGTGGGTAGCCCTTATTGGCGCGGCTTACACCACAGGCCTCAAGCGTCATCTTGCCATTGACCTACTAACCATGAAGCTCAGCGGCAAAAGAAAATTGTTCAATGAGATCTTCATTCAGCTGGCCATCGCCGTCTTCGCTTTTGTTGTTCTTGTATACGGCGGTACTAACCTCGCGCTCAAAACACTTTCAACCGGCCAGGTTACCCCAGCGCTTGGTTGGGAAATGGGCTATATCTACTTCTGCCTACCAATCAGTGGATCACTGATGATTTTCTATTCGGCACTTTTCGCCTTCGAAAAAATTAAACAACTGGTATCTGGCGATATCTGCATTGCCGACCCGCAGCAAAACTAA
- a CDS encoding TRAP transporter substrate-binding protein, producing MMTRKSVLTAVIGAALTFGATASAYAATTFKLSHNHPRDHAVHKAMDHMAKEVRKLTDGEVRIRIYPDAQLGTQRESMELMQNGALEMVKTNAAELEAFAPAYSAFNLPYLFRDKTHYYNVKEGEVGEEILASSRDSGFIGVTYYDAGARSFYTSKPINTPEDLKGMKIRVQPSPSAIAMVNALGGSPTPLAYGELYTALQQGVVDAAENNIPSFSLSRHSEVSKYFSLDEHTMVPDVLVISTKAYDALSEEHQAALKQAAMSSMEVMKELWAESEAKERAKAEKMGVTFVKPNKTAFVEAVQPMYDALEKSNPELNEIVERIKAVQ from the coding sequence ATGATGACGCGTAAAAGTGTACTTACTGCAGTGATCGGTGCTGCCCTTACTTTTGGTGCTACTGCTTCTGCTTACGCAGCAACGACCTTCAAGCTAAGTCATAACCACCCGCGCGACCATGCTGTGCATAAAGCAATGGATCACATGGCGAAAGAAGTCCGCAAACTAACAGACGGCGAAGTGCGTATCCGCATTTACCCTGATGCGCAGCTGGGCACCCAGCGTGAGTCAATGGAACTGATGCAGAATGGCGCACTGGAAATGGTAAAAACCAACGCTGCAGAGCTTGAAGCCTTTGCCCCTGCTTACTCAGCATTTAATCTTCCATACCTATTCCGTGACAAGACTCACTACTACAACGTGAAAGAAGGTGAGGTGGGTGAGGAAATCCTAGCGTCTTCCCGTGACAGTGGTTTCATTGGTGTAACTTACTATGATGCGGGGGCACGTAGCTTCTACACCTCTAAACCAATCAATACGCCTGAAGATCTGAAAGGCATGAAGATCCGTGTTCAGCCAAGCCCATCGGCGATTGCCATGGTAAATGCACTGGGTGGTAGCCCAACGCCGCTAGCATACGGTGAGCTATACACAGCACTGCAGCAAGGTGTTGTTGATGCCGCAGAAAACAATATTCCATCATTCAGCCTAAGTCGCCACAGCGAAGTGTCTAAGTACTTCAGCCTAGACGAGCACACTATGGTTCCTGATGTTTTGGTTATCTCGACCAAAGCCTATGATGCCCTTTCTGAGGAACACCAGGCGGCATTGAAGCAGGCGGCGATGAGCTCAATGGAAGTGATGAAAGAGCTATGGGCAGAATCAGAAGCCAAAGAGCGTGCGAAAGCTGAGAAAATGGGCGTAACCTTCGTTAAACCGAATAAGACAGCGTTTGTAGAGGCGGTACAGCCAATGTATGACGCATTGGAAAAATCTAATCCTGAGCTGAACGAAATCGTAGAGCGTATCAAAGCAGTACAATAA